Genomic DNA from Alistipes indistinctus YIT 12060:
AAGAAGCAGACCGGCGGCCGCGGTAAGTTCGCCGACATTATCTTCGAGATCGGTCCTTCCGAGGAAGGCAAGGTCGGCCTGCAGTTCGAGGATGTTGTCAAGGGCGGTAACATTCCCAAGGAGTATATTCCTGCGATCCAGAAAGGCTTCGAGTCTTCGATGACCAACGGTCCGCTGGCAGGCTTCCCGCTCGACAGCATGAAGGTTACGGTGATCGACGGATCGTTCCACCCGGTCGACTCCGACGCGCTTTCTTTCGAAATCTGCGCCCGCAACGGTTTCCGTGAAGCCGCTCGCAAGGCATCCCCCGTTATTCTCGAACCGATCATGTCGGTCGAGGTGGTGACCCCCGAAGAGAACATGGGTGACATCATCGGCGACCTGAACAAGCGTCGCGGACAGATCAACGGCATGGAGAGCAAAGGCACCGCTCGCGTGGTGAACGCGAAGGTTCCCCTCTCTGAGATGTTCGGTTATGTGACCGTATTGCGTACGATCTCTTCGGGCCGCGCGACCTCTTCGATGGAGTTCTCGCACTTCGACGAAGTACCCGCAGGCCTGGCCAAGGAGATCATCGAGAAATCAAGTGGTAAAAAAGGATCCGTAGAATAATCAAGATTATGAGCCAGAAAATAAGAATCAAACTGAAAGCATACGATCACAACCTGGTCGACAAGTCGGCAGAGAAGATCGTAAAGACCGTCAAGGGCACCGGCGCCGTGGTCAGCGGACCCATTCCGCTGCCGACGCAGAAGAAGATCTTCACGGTGAACCGCTCGACCTTCGTGAACAAGAAGGCCCGCGAGCAGTTCGAGCTTTCCACCTGCAAACGTATCCTCGACATCTACAGCTCGACGCCCAAAACGATCGACGCGCTGATGAAACTCGAGCTGCCCAGCGGTGTGGAGGTTGAGATCAAGGTGTGATAGGACGGGGCGGGGTGCTCCGACCTTCGGACGACGTGACGGCTGCCGGCTTCCGGCCGGCCCGGTCGCGTCTCCCGCAGGAGCAGGGACCCACCCGGTTGTTCAGATCGGAATTTTTCAACACGATAGCAACACTTTTACAAAGGGCGAAGGCTCGGGAAGGTTGCCCGGCGACGTTCGGCAGCAATGGACGTTCCGAGTGGACGCGCTCTCAAACAATCAAACCAAACGACAAAAATGTCAGGACTAATTGGAAAGAAAATCGGAATGACCTCGGTGTTCAACGAAGAGGGTAAGAACATTCCGTGCACGGTCATCGAGGCCGGTCCGTGTGTGGTTACGCAAGTGAAAACAGTCGAGAAGGATGGCTACTCGGCGGTTCAGATTGCCTATGACGAC
This window encodes:
- the rpsJ gene encoding 30S ribosomal protein S10 — protein: MSQKIRIKLKAYDHNLVDKSAEKIVKTVKGTGAVVSGPIPLPTQKKIFTVNRSTFVNKKAREQFELSTCKRILDIYSSTPKTIDALMKLELPSGVEVEIKV